One window of Catharus ustulatus isolate bCatUst1 chromosome 3, bCatUst1.pri.v2, whole genome shotgun sequence genomic DNA carries:
- the LOC116993538 gene encoding uncharacterized protein LOC116993538 isoform X1 — protein MCMEPAPKPCMQSMALPIPHTRPSSPPGGKHEAEDGCRAAPPAGVGGSREPRGEAMSLCQSPGCSCGTDRLPGSGADLALSCLFGLGGCLQRAGAAPLRALGLRNKAVQALPSSARRAVARRTVASWLEGLSVGLGPASTGDEWIAAGEQGSTAPCHGCAGASNPLSAAEDKDTRDDEELVLSQGPARACGWGRACWWEPHRAGGVGSVRARLWLCCVPWQCQGTAVAVLCPLAVSGHGCGSAVSLGSVRARLWLCRVPWQRQGTAVAVLCPLAASGHGCGCAVSLGSVRARLWLCCVPWQCQGTAVAVLCPLAVSGHGCGCAVSLGSVRARLWLCCVPWQCQGTAVAVLCPLAVSGHGCGCAVSLGSVRARLWLCCVPWQCQGTAVAVLCPQQGSVLALSGCLRGAAKHFLSSTAPVLLGGDDVVRPTRSQLEGMGWNKEAPCCPGCCSSSMLCSAACHRQALQPWTQAPQDPVSSRNKSPSKSTFRTFPSRCCSAPAAGLGRGGTG, from the exons ATGTGCATGGAGCCAGCTCCCAAGCCATGCATGCAGAGCATggccctgcccatcccacaCACCCGGCCCTCCTCCCCTCCCGGTGGGAAGCATGAAGCTGAGGACGGGTGCAGGGCCGCCCCACCggctggggtgggagggagccGAGAGCCCCGAGGGGAGGCCATGTCCCTGTGCCAAAGCCCTGGGTGCAGCTGTGGCACTGACCGCCTGCCCGGCAGCGGGGCAGACCTTGCTCTCAGCTGCCTGTTCGGCCTTGGGGGTTGcttgcagagagcaggagctgctcccctcaGGGCCCTGGGGCTGAGGAACAAGGCAgtgcaggcactgcccagctctgccaggagagctgtggCCAGAAGAACTGTGGCCAGCTGGTTGGAGGGTttgtctgtggggctgggcccagccagcacaggggatgAGTGGattgctgctggagagcagggctccactGCACCCTGTCATGGCTGTGCAGGGGCTTCAAATCCTCTGTCTGCTGCAGAGGACAAAGACACGAGGGATGATGAGGAGCTGGTGCTGTCCCAGGGGCCGGCCAGAGCctgtggctggggcagggcgTGCTGGTGGGagccccacagggctgggggagttGGCAGCGTCAGGGCacggctgtggctgtgctgtgtcccttgGCAGTGTCAGGGCAcggctgtggcagtgctgtgtccctTGGCAGTGTCAGGGCAcggctgtggcagtgctgtgtccctTGGCAGTGTCAGGGCACGGCTGTGGCTGTGCCGTGTCCCTTGGCAGCGTCAGGGCacggctgtggctgtgctgtgtcccttgGCAGCGTCAGGGCACGGCTGTGGCTGTGCCGTGTCCCTTGGCAGCGTCAGGGCacggctgtggctgtgctgtgtcccttgGCAGTGTCAGGGCacggctgtggctgtgctgtgtcccttgGCAGTGTCAGGGCACGGCTGTGGCTGTGCCGTGTCCCTTGGCAGTGTCAGGGCacggctgtggctgtgctgtgtcccttgGCAGTGTCAGGGCacggctgtggctgtgctgtgtcccttgGCAGTGTCAGGGCACGGCTGTGGCTGTGCCGTGTCCCTTGGCAGTGTCAGGGCacggctgtggctgtgctgtgtcccttgGCAGTGTCAGGGCacggctgtggctgtgctgtgtcc ccagcagggctcagtgctggcactTTCAGGCTGTTTGAGGGGAGCTGCCAAGCACTTTTTGAGCAGCACAGCGCCTGTGCTGCTTGGAGGAGACGATGTGGTGAGGCCTACAAGGTCTCAGTTGGAGGGAATGGGGTGGAACAAGGaggctccctgctgccctggctgctgctcttcctccatgctctgctctgcagcctgccacagacaggctctgcagccctggacTCAAGCACCACAGGATCCAGTGTCTTCCAGGAATAAATCTCCCAGTAAAAGCACTTTCAGGACTTTTCCttccaggtgctgctcagctcctgctgcaggactaggcaggggagggacaggataA
- the FNDC4 gene encoding fibronectin type III domain-containing protein 4 isoform X2 has product MARVSAMISPVLVLFGCDLCFVRANRPPSPVNVTVTQLKANSATVSWDVPEGDVVIGYAILQQRQDGQMQRFIREVNTTNRACVLWDLAEDADYIIQVQSIGLYGESQASKRVHFRTLKETDRLPSNSSNQGDITMEGLDKDRQLQTGEIIIIVAVLLMWAAVIALFCRQYDIIKDNDSNNNKEKTKPSSEHSTPERPSGGLLRSKKSPSVNIIEV; this is encoded by the exons ATGGCCCGAGTCTCGGCGATGATCAGCCCGGTCCTGGTGCTCTTCGGCTGCGACCTGTGCTTCGTGCGAGCCA ACAGGCCACCGTCCCCTGTCAACGTGACTGTGACACAGCTGAAGGCAAACTCTGCCACGGTCTCCTGGGACGTACCAGAAGGAGACGTGGTCATCGGCTATGCCATTCTACAGCAG AGGCAGGACGGGCAGATGCAGCGCTTCATCCGTGAGGTGAACACCACCAACCgtgcctgtgtgctgtgggaccTGGCAGAGGATGCTGACTACATCATCCAGGTGCAGAGCATTGGCCTGTATGGGGAGAGCCAGGCTAGCAAGCGTGTCCACTTCCGCACCCTGAAGGAGACCGACCGCCTGCCTTCCAACAGCTCCAACCAAG GTGACATCACCATGGAAGGGCTGGACAAAGACCGGCAGCTGCAGACAGGCGAGATTATCATCattgtggctgtgctgctcatgTGGGCAG CGGTGATCGCCCTGTTCTGCAGACAGTACGATATCATCAAGGATAACGACTCCAACAACAACAAGGAGAAGACAAAGCCGTCCTCAGAGCATAGCACGCCAGAACGACCAAGTGGAGGGCTGCTGCGGAGCAAG AAATCTCCCTCGGTCAATATCATCGAGGTGTAA
- the FNDC4 gene encoding fibronectin type III domain-containing protein 4 isoform X1, translated as MARVSAMISPVLVLFGCDLCFVRANRPPSPVNVTVTQLKANSATVSWDVPEGDVVIGYAILQQRQDGQMQRFIREVNTTNRACVLWDLAEDADYIIQVQSIGLYGESQASKRVHFRTLKETDRLPSNSSNQGDITMEGLDKDRQLQTGEIIIIVAVLLMWAAVIALFCRQYDIIKDNDSNNNKEKTKPSSEHSTPERPSGGLLRSKKKSPSVNIIEV; from the exons ATGGCCCGAGTCTCGGCGATGATCAGCCCGGTCCTGGTGCTCTTCGGCTGCGACCTGTGCTTCGTGCGAGCCA ACAGGCCACCGTCCCCTGTCAACGTGACTGTGACACAGCTGAAGGCAAACTCTGCCACGGTCTCCTGGGACGTACCAGAAGGAGACGTGGTCATCGGCTATGCCATTCTACAGCAG AGGCAGGACGGGCAGATGCAGCGCTTCATCCGTGAGGTGAACACCACCAACCgtgcctgtgtgctgtgggaccTGGCAGAGGATGCTGACTACATCATCCAGGTGCAGAGCATTGGCCTGTATGGGGAGAGCCAGGCTAGCAAGCGTGTCCACTTCCGCACCCTGAAGGAGACCGACCGCCTGCCTTCCAACAGCTCCAACCAAG GTGACATCACCATGGAAGGGCTGGACAAAGACCGGCAGCTGCAGACAGGCGAGATTATCATCattgtggctgtgctgctcatgTGGGCAG CGGTGATCGCCCTGTTCTGCAGACAGTACGATATCATCAAGGATAACGACTCCAACAACAACAAGGAGAAGACAAAGCCGTCCTCAGAGCATAGCACGCCAGAACGACCAAGTGGAGGGCTGCTGCGGAGCAAG AAGAAATCTCCCTCGGTCAATATCATCGAGGTGTAA
- the LOC116993538 gene encoding uncharacterized protein LOC116993538 isoform X3, translating into MCMEPAPKPCMQSMALPIPHTRPSSPPGGKHEAEDGCRAAPPAGVGGSREPRGEAMSLCQSPGCSCGTDRLPGSGADLALSCLFGLGGCLQRAGAAPLRALGLRNKAVQALPSSARRAVARRTVASWLEGLSVGLGPASTGDEWIAAGEQGSTAPCHGCAGASNPLSAAEDKDTRDDEELVLSQGPARACGWGRACWWEPHRAGGVGSVRARLWLCCVPWQRQGTAVAVPCPLAASGHGCGCAVSLGSVRARLWLCCVPWQCQGTAVAVPCPLAVSGHGCGCAVSLGSVRARLWLCCVPWQCQGTAVAVPCPLAVSGHGCGCAVSPAGLSAGTFRLFEGSCQALFEQHSACAAWRRRCGEAYKVSVGGNGVEQGGSLLPWLLLFLHALLCSLPQTGSAALDSSTTGSSVFQE; encoded by the exons ATGTGCATGGAGCCAGCTCCCAAGCCATGCATGCAGAGCATggccctgcccatcccacaCACCCGGCCCTCCTCCCCTCCCGGTGGGAAGCATGAAGCTGAGGACGGGTGCAGGGCCGCCCCACCggctggggtgggagggagccGAGAGCCCCGAGGGGAGGCCATGTCCCTGTGCCAAAGCCCTGGGTGCAGCTGTGGCACTGACCGCCTGCCCGGCAGCGGGGCAGACCTTGCTCTCAGCTGCCTGTTCGGCCTTGGGGGTTGcttgcagagagcaggagctgctcccctcaGGGCCCTGGGGCTGAGGAACAAGGCAgtgcaggcactgcccagctctgccaggagagctgtggCCAGAAGAACTGTGGCCAGCTGGTTGGAGGGTttgtctgtggggctgggcccagccagcacaggggatgAGTGGattgctgctggagagcagggctccactGCACCCTGTCATGGCTGTGCAGGGGCTTCAAATCCTCTGTCTGCTGCAGAGGACAAAGACACGAGGGATGATGAGGAGCTGGTGCTGTCCCAGGGGCCGGCCAGAGCctgtggctggggcagggcgTGCTGGTGGGagccccacagggctgggggagttGGCAGCGTCAG GGCacggctgtggctgtgctgtgtcccttgGCAGCGTCAGGGCACGGCTGTGGCTGTGCCGTGTCCCTTGGCAGCGTCAGGGCacggctgtggctgtgctgtgtcccttgGCAGTGTCAGGGCacggctgtggctgtgctgtgtcccttgGCAGTGTCAGGGCACGGCTGTGGCTGTGCCGTGTCCCTTGGCAGTGTCAGGGCacggctgtggctgtgctgtgtcccttgGCAGTGTCAGGGCacggctgtggctgtgctgtgtcccttgGCAGTGTCAGGGCACGGCTGTGGCTGTGCCGTGTCCCTTGGCAGTGTCAGGGCacggctgtggctgtgctgtgtcc ccagcagggctcagtgctggcactTTCAGGCTGTTTGAGGGGAGCTGCCAAGCACTTTTTGAGCAGCACAGCGCCTGTGCTGCTTGGAGGAGACGATGTGGTGAGGCCTACAAGGTCTCAGTTGGAGGGAATGGGGTGGAACAAGGaggctccctgctgccctggctgctgctcttcctccatgctctgctctgcagcctgccacagacaggctctgcagccctggacTCAAGCACCACAGGATCCAGTGTCTTCCAGGAATAA
- the LOC116993538 gene encoding uncharacterized protein LOC116993538 isoform X2 yields MCMEPAPKPCMQSMALPIPHTRPSSPPGGKHEAEDGCRAAPPAGVGGSREPRGEAMSLCQSPGCSCGTDRLPGSGADLALSCLFGLGGCLQRAGAAPLRALGLRNKAVQALPSSARRAVARRTVASWLEGLSVGLGPASTGDEWIAAGEQGSTAPCHGCAGASNPLSAAEDKDTRDDEELVLSQGPARACGWGRACWWEPHRAGGVGSVRARLWLCCVPWQRQGTAVAVPCPLAASGHGCGCAVSLGSVRARLWLCCVPWQCQGTAVAVPCPLAVSGHGCGCAVSLGSVRARLWLCCVPWQCQGTAVAVPCPLAVSGHGCGCAVSLGSVRARLWLCCVPWQCQGTAVAVLCPQQGSVLALSGCLRGAAKHFLSSTAPVLLGGDDVVRPTRSQLEGMGWNKEAPCCPGCCSSSMLCSAACHRQALQPWTQAPQDPVSSRNKSPSKSTFRTFPSRCCSAPAAGLGRGGTG; encoded by the exons ATGTGCATGGAGCCAGCTCCCAAGCCATGCATGCAGAGCATggccctgcccatcccacaCACCCGGCCCTCCTCCCCTCCCGGTGGGAAGCATGAAGCTGAGGACGGGTGCAGGGCCGCCCCACCggctggggtgggagggagccGAGAGCCCCGAGGGGAGGCCATGTCCCTGTGCCAAAGCCCTGGGTGCAGCTGTGGCACTGACCGCCTGCCCGGCAGCGGGGCAGACCTTGCTCTCAGCTGCCTGTTCGGCCTTGGGGGTTGcttgcagagagcaggagctgctcccctcaGGGCCCTGGGGCTGAGGAACAAGGCAgtgcaggcactgcccagctctgccaggagagctgtggCCAGAAGAACTGTGGCCAGCTGGTTGGAGGGTttgtctgtggggctgggcccagccagcacaggggatgAGTGGattgctgctggagagcagggctccactGCACCCTGTCATGGCTGTGCAGGGGCTTCAAATCCTCTGTCTGCTGCAGAGGACAAAGACACGAGGGATGATGAGGAGCTGGTGCTGTCCCAGGGGCCGGCCAGAGCctgtggctggggcagggcgTGCTGGTGGGagccccacagggctgggggagttGGCAGCGTCAG GGCacggctgtggctgtgctgtgtcccttgGCAGCGTCAGGGCACGGCTGTGGCTGTGCCGTGTCCCTTGGCAGCGTCAGGGCacggctgtggctgtgctgtgtcccttgGCAGTGTCAGGGCacggctgtggctgtgctgtgtcccttgGCAGTGTCAGGGCACGGCTGTGGCTGTGCCGTGTCCCTTGGCAGTGTCAGGGCacggctgtggctgtgctgtgtcccttgGCAGTGTCAGGGCacggctgtggctgtgctgtgtcccttgGCAGTGTCAGGGCACGGCTGTGGCTGTGCCGTGTCCCTTGGCAGTGTCAGGGCacggctgtggctgtgctgtgtcccttgGCAGTGTCAGGGCacggctgtggctgtgctgtgtcccttgGCAGTGTCAGGGCacggctgtggctgtgctgtgtccccagcagggctcagtgctggcactTTCAGGCTGTTTGAGGGGAGCTGCCAAGCACTTTTTGAGCAGCACAGCGCCTGTGCTGCTTGGAGGAGACGATGTGGTGAGGCCTACAAGGTCTCAGTTGGAGGGAATGGGGTGGAACAAGGaggctccctgctgccctggctgctgctcttcctccatgctctgctctgcagcctgccacagacaggctctgcagccctggacTCAAGCACCACAGGATCCAGTGTCTTCCAGGAATAAATCTCCCAGTAAAAGCACTTTCAGGACTTTTCCttccaggtgctgctcagctcctgctgcaggactaggcaggggagggacaggataA